TCGATCAAGCTGGCCGTGCAGGCCGGCGAGCTGTCTCCGGGCGTTGCCAGGCGTCGTATGGGCACCATGGTGCGCTTTTATCGCTGGATGATGACCGAAGCAGGCTTTCGACCCACGAACGCGCCGTGGGTCGAATCTGATCGTTTCATTGAGTTCAAGGACCAGAAGGGCTTCAGCAGCGTGATCGAAGTCGCGACCACGGACCTGTCGATCAGTGGCCGGCGCGCAGAAGACCCGTGGGACGATCACATCCAGGACGGTGGTCGCCTGCGCCCGCTCCCCTCTGCCGAGCAGTCGGCGCTGCTTGAATCGTTAGCCACACTCGGCAACATCGAGATGACGCTCGTTCATCTGTTCGCGCTGTTGACAGGCGCCCGCATCCAGACGGTACTGACCGTGCGTGCGAAACACGTGATGCGCAAGCCTGACGGGTTTCACGGCGACGACATCCGTCTCGCCTGCGGGCCAGGTACCGGCATCGACACGAAGAACGGTGTTAAGGGCGTGTTGCACGTTCCGCGCGGTTTCTATGAGCGGCTGTACATCTACGTGCACAGCGATCGTGCGCGCAAGCGCCGCCAGATGGCAGATGGTGGCGATCACTTCGACCAGGCGCTCTTTTTGAGCCATCGCGGTGCGCCGCTCTATGAGGATCGCGCGGCGCGCAGCCCGCTCAGCACTGGACCGCTGGTCCGCCGCCACGTCAAGACTGGGCAGGCCGTACGCCAGTTCATCAGGGACGAACTGTTGCCCATGATGCGCGTGCGGCTCGGCAACCCCAGATACGAGTTCAGCTTCCACGACCTGCGCGCGACCTTCGGGTTGAAGATGGTCGACGCGATGA
This is a stretch of genomic DNA from Paraburkholderia phymatum STM815. It encodes these proteins:
- a CDS encoding site-specific integrase → MTARRTTIRQLPLTEVVDRDTPGATPVSITTPEGGTIYHTVPLADPGTGKRRDTRPKWIAGTFPLFPVVRLADGAPWAEANLWLIDMIESKSSPNMLTFASIADDLVAFRRFLDDEGIDWLVFPVNKRQRPTYRYSGSIKLAVQAGELSPGVARRRMGTMVRFYRWMMTEAGFRPTNAPWVESDRFIEFKDQKGFSSVIEVATTDLSISGRRAEDPWDDHIQDGGRLRPLPSAEQSALLESLATLGNIEMTLVHLFALLTGARIQTVLTVRAKHVMRKPDGFHGDDIRLACGPGTGIDTKNGVKGVLHVPRGFYERLYIYVHSDRARKRRQMADGGDHFDQALFLSHRGAPLYEDRAARSPLSTGPLVRRHVKTGQAVRQFIRDELLPMMRVRLGNPRYEFSFHDLRATFGLKMVDAMTANGTKYTRALDQLRQLMWHVQPSMTERYLAYRENRKLFDAVQDGWGVHLSALVTRTLDTVEAA